Proteins from a single region of Catenulispora acidiphila DSM 44928:
- a CDS encoding DUF1152 domain-containing protein — MTASATTTSLRELPLFAALADSRRVLIAGAGGGFDVFGGVPLAMALRERGAEVFLGSLTFVSSGFSLDAWLAPDVAAITPASGGFAEYFPERTLARWLKTVGEPSTVYSFQRTGVEPLREAYRALIAHLGIDAIVLVDGGTDILMRGDEAGLGTPEEDMLSLATVAGLDEISVRLVVSIGFGIDSYHGVNHVQVLENLADLDADGAYLGAFSIPRASREGSLYLDAVAYAQENTPSRPSIVQGQIASAMLGVSGNVHFTQRTQNSVLFVNPLMAMYFTVTVEGLAARHLYLPMLEGTQTFRQIATIIGTFRDGLPERRIPRQFPH; from the coding sequence ATGACCGCCAGTGCGACGACCACCAGTCTGCGCGAGCTGCCGCTGTTCGCCGCGCTCGCCGACTCCCGGCGCGTCCTGATCGCCGGCGCCGGCGGCGGCTTTGACGTCTTCGGCGGCGTGCCCCTGGCGATGGCGCTGCGGGAGCGCGGCGCGGAGGTGTTCCTCGGCAGCCTGACCTTCGTCTCCTCTGGCTTCAGCCTCGACGCGTGGCTCGCGCCCGACGTCGCGGCCATCACCCCGGCCAGCGGCGGCTTCGCTGAGTACTTCCCGGAGCGCACACTCGCCCGCTGGCTGAAGACCGTGGGCGAGCCCTCGACGGTCTACTCGTTCCAGCGCACCGGCGTCGAGCCGCTGCGCGAGGCGTACCGAGCACTGATCGCCCACCTCGGCATCGACGCGATCGTCCTGGTCGACGGCGGGACCGACATCCTCATGCGCGGCGACGAAGCCGGGCTCGGAACGCCCGAGGAGGACATGCTGAGCCTGGCGACCGTCGCCGGCTTGGATGAGATATCGGTCCGGCTGGTGGTCAGCATCGGCTTCGGCATCGACTCCTACCACGGCGTGAACCACGTGCAGGTGCTCGAGAACCTCGCCGACTTGGACGCGGACGGCGCCTACCTCGGCGCGTTCTCCATCCCGCGCGCCAGCCGCGAGGGCTCGCTGTATCTGGACGCGGTCGCGTACGCGCAGGAGAACACGCCGTCGCGACCCTCGATCGTGCAGGGCCAGATCGCTTCCGCGATGCTGGGCGTGTCCGGAAATGTCCACTTCACACAACGCACACAGAACAGTGTGCTTTTTGTGAACCCTCTCATGGCGATGTACTTCACAGTCACCGTCGAGGGATTGGCGGCCCGGCATCTCTACTTGCCGATGTTGGAAGGTACTCAGACCTTCCGACAGATCGCGACGATCATCGGAACCTTCCGGGACGGCCTCCCCGAGCGCCGGATACCCAGACAGTTCCCGCACTGA
- a CDS encoding PaaI family thioesterase, which translates to MTETMDGIEGAESTGAAEDAQRTRTYAWNDPLASFAEGAGMSGVEYLRAMAEGRVPKPPISETLGFDGISDVAEGRVIFTLTPAEHHYNPIGSVHGGVYATLLDSACGCAVQSLLPAGDYYTSLDLSVKFLRGMTKDTGQVQCIGTVTHMGRRTALAEARIVDGNGKLYATATSTCMIFRAGEK; encoded by the coding sequence ATGACCGAGACCATGGACGGCATCGAGGGCGCCGAGAGCACCGGCGCCGCCGAGGACGCCCAGCGCACCCGCACGTACGCCTGGAACGACCCGCTGGCCTCCTTCGCCGAGGGCGCGGGCATGTCCGGCGTGGAGTACTTGCGGGCGATGGCCGAGGGTCGCGTGCCCAAGCCGCCGATCTCCGAGACGCTGGGCTTCGACGGCATCAGCGACGTCGCGGAGGGTCGGGTGATCTTCACCCTGACCCCCGCCGAGCACCACTACAACCCGATCGGCTCGGTCCACGGCGGCGTCTACGCCACCCTCCTGGACTCCGCCTGCGGCTGCGCGGTGCAGTCGCTGCTCCCGGCCGGCGACTACTACACCTCCCTCGACCTGTCGGTGAAGTTCCTGCGCGGGATGACCAAGGACACCGGCCAGGTGCAGTGCATCGGCACGGTGACGCACATGGGGCGCCGCACCGCGCTGGCCGAGGCGCGGATCGTCGACGGCAACGGAAAGCTGTACGCGACCGCCACGTCGACCTGCATGATCTTCCGCGCCGGCGAGAAGTAG
- a CDS encoding menaquinone biosynthetic enzyme MqnA/MqnD family protein, whose product MDDISDARLEAHLSQCRRRPRVGHIQFLNCLPIYWGLVNSGAILDMELIKQSPDVLSHMLVDGDLDIGPISLVEYLRNAEDLVVLPDVAVGSDGPVTSCNLVSKVPFEDLDGARVALGSTSRTTVQLAQLILREKYGVRPDYFHCAPDLELMLREGDAGVIIGDPALRAWLYDSHRLGTHLLDLGQAWKDWTGLPMVFAVWAVRKEYLERCPDIVHEVHRGFLRSRDISLEHVDKVARQVERWEQFPAAQLEDYFTTLDFSLGERQLEGLREFARQVGDQIGVLDVPEVVLLPRQD is encoded by the coding sequence GTGGACGACATCTCCGACGCGCGGCTAGAAGCGCACCTCTCCCAGTGCCGGCGGCGACCCCGCGTCGGGCACATCCAGTTCCTCAACTGTCTGCCGATCTACTGGGGCCTGGTCAACTCCGGCGCGATCCTCGACATGGAGCTGATCAAGCAGAGCCCTGACGTGCTCTCCCACATGCTCGTCGACGGCGACCTCGACATCGGCCCGATCAGCCTGGTCGAGTACCTGCGCAACGCCGAGGACCTGGTGGTCCTGCCCGACGTCGCGGTCGGCAGCGACGGCCCGGTGACCAGCTGCAACCTGGTCAGCAAGGTCCCCTTCGAAGACCTCGACGGCGCCCGCGTGGCCCTGGGCTCGACCAGCCGCACCACGGTCCAGCTGGCCCAGCTCATCCTGCGCGAGAAGTACGGCGTCCGCCCCGACTACTTCCACTGCGCCCCCGACCTGGAGCTGATGCTCCGCGAGGGCGACGCCGGCGTGATCATCGGCGACCCCGCCCTGCGCGCCTGGCTCTACGACTCCCACCGCCTCGGCACCCACCTGCTGGACCTGGGCCAGGCCTGGAAGGACTGGACCGGCCTGCCGATGGTCTTCGCGGTCTGGGCGGTCCGCAAGGAGTACCTGGAGCGCTGCCCGGACATCGTCCACGAGGTGCACCGGGGCTTCCTGCGCTCCCGCGACATCTCCCTGGAGCACGTCGACAAGGTGGCGCGCCAGGTCGAGCGCTGGGAGCAGTTCCCGGCGGCGCAGCTGGAGGACTACTTCACGACGCTGGACTTCTCCCTCGGAGAGCGCCAGCTCGAGGGCCTGCGGGAGTTCGCCCGCCAGGTCGGCGACCAGATCGGGGTGCTGGACGTCCCGGAGGTCGTGCTCCTGCCGCGGCAGGACTGA
- a CDS encoding DUF4229 domain-containing protein, whose protein sequence is MPADNKTADKAEVKDAAGAADTAVATAEDAPTDSDVLAAGAAAAVAKHATMRYATLRIGIFIASLGVLWGLVAATGHIVTGNGVLYLMMGALLVSGVASFFLLSRQRDAMSVQVTQRTERLADRFQENASMEDED, encoded by the coding sequence ATGCCTGCCGACAACAAGACGGCTGACAAGGCCGAGGTGAAGGACGCCGCGGGCGCGGCGGACACCGCGGTCGCGACCGCCGAGGACGCGCCGACCGATTCCGACGTGCTGGCCGCCGGCGCGGCTGCGGCCGTGGCCAAGCACGCCACGATGCGCTACGCCACCCTGCGCATCGGGATCTTCATCGCGTCGCTCGGCGTGCTGTGGGGACTGGTCGCGGCGACCGGGCACATCGTGACCGGCAACGGCGTGCTGTACCTGATGATGGGCGCGCTGCTGGTCTCCGGCGTGGCGTCCTTCTTCCTGCTCTCCCGCCAGCGCGACGCGATGTCGGTGCAGGTGACCCAGCGCACCGAGCGGCTGGCCGACCGGTTCCAGGAGAACGCGTCCATGGAGGACGAGGACTGA
- a CDS encoding GNAT family N-acetyltransferase, which produces MALTFQTYAEIPDSLRARLVDIWTDATNAGGAIGFVAPVERETVDAAAFGNFAVGRDLFLVGFEDGEPAAFLVVVDHQFALKSHARLLKTVVVHPKHQGKGYGVELMRAAEDVARTLDGVEMLHLTCRGGLGLEHFYSKCGYTEVGRIPRMLRVSADDYRDEIYFALSL; this is translated from the coding sequence ATGGCCCTGACCTTCCAGACCTACGCCGAGATCCCCGACTCGCTGCGCGCGCGGCTCGTCGACATCTGGACCGACGCCACCAACGCCGGCGGCGCGATCGGCTTCGTCGCCCCGGTGGAGCGCGAGACCGTGGACGCCGCGGCGTTCGGGAACTTCGCGGTCGGCAGGGACCTGTTCCTGGTCGGCTTCGAGGACGGCGAGCCGGCGGCGTTCCTGGTCGTGGTGGACCACCAGTTCGCGTTGAAGAGCCACGCGCGCCTGCTCAAGACCGTGGTCGTGCACCCGAAGCACCAGGGCAAGGGCTACGGGGTGGAACTGATGCGGGCAGCCGAGGACGTGGCGCGTACCCTCGACGGTGTCGAAATGCTCCACCTCACCTGTCGCGGCGGGCTCGGGCTGGAACACTTCTACAGCAAGTGCGGATACACCGAGGTCGGCCGCATCCCGCGGATGTTGCGCGTTTCGGCGGACGACTACCGGGACGAGATCTACTTTGCGCTGAGCCTGTAG